A region from the Acyrthosiphon pisum isolate AL4f chromosome A1, pea_aphid_22Mar2018_4r6ur, whole genome shotgun sequence genome encodes:
- the LOC100572539 gene encoding mucin-2, which translates to MRPRLYIAFLVVFAYVRGYDEKPNLDFGRLPDDTEPESYALRVVPDFDAVNPSFTGLVDISIVVKTTTAEITFNSKDLALHEITITDDNTNTDVRVDSWKCMEDLEQVKVKVEGLILEKRKYTIHIDYSGYLNDDASKIFHTSYDAYLHVKKWEAANNQLQTTRARSAFPCYDEPHFKTPFNLSIKTKRNEIALSRMPILNTVDINEPVGKDSTKYTYKTWVHFIQTPLISTSMVTIFVGELEQLGKLRQSLSHKDGLCLEKYIMRGAPNQLNSIRNKRYAETPTESSPMSSSTVGETKESTSTPATTDPSSVPSSTISEAQESTSTPVTTDPSSVPSSTIEETKDSTSTPVTTDPSSVPSSTISEAQESTFTPVTTDPSSVPSSTIEETKESTSTPVTTDPSSVPSSTISEAQESTSTPVTTDPLSVPSSTISEAQESTSTPITTDPSSVPSSTIEETKESTSTPATTDPSSVPSSTIEETKESTSTPATTDPSSVPSSTIEETKESTSTPATTDPSSVPSSTISEAQETTDPSSVPSSTIEETKESTSTPATTDPSSVPSSTISEAQESTSTPVTTDPSSVPSSTIEETKESTSTPATTDPSSMPSSTIEETKESTSTPATTDPSSMPSSTIEETKESTSTPATTDPSSVPSSTISEAQESTSTPVTTDPSSVPSSTIEETKESTSTPATTDPSSVPSSTIEETKESTSTPATTDPSSVPSSTIEKTKESTSTPATTDPSSVPSSTIEETKESTSTPATTDPSSVPSSTISEAQESTSTPVTTDPSSVPSSTISEAQETTDPSSVPSSTIEETKESTSTPATTDPSSVPSSTISEAQESTSTPVTTDPSSMPSSTITATQESTSTSVATESSSMSSSTIEEIKESTSTPVTTDPSSVPSSTILAIQETTSTSVATDSSTVYYSTTSEPFVPTTKYTTSTYKPMTKVVPTKPFYERAYYVFNFMFTSMLIIIALLMGTVFFWNKLARKNLFSNNVNISLYKVLLFTFDNMRPRLYIAFLVVFAYVRGYDEKPNLDFGRLPDDTEPESYALSVVPDFDAVNPSFTGLVDISIVVKTTTAEITFNSKDLVLHEITITDDNTNTDVRVDSWKCMEDLEQVKVKVEGLILAKRKYTIHIDYSGYLNDDASKIFHTSYDAYLHVKKWEAANNQLQTTRARSAFPCYDEPHFKTPFNLSIKTKRNEIALSRMPILNTVDINEPVGKDSTKYTYKTWVHFIQTPLISTSMVTIFVGELEQLGKLRQSLSYKGDLCLEKYIMRGAPNQLNSIRNKRYAETPTESSPMSSSTVEETKESTFIPVTTDPSSVPSSTIEETKESTFIPVTTDPSSVPSSTISEAQDSTFILVTTDSSSMSSSTIEETKESTSTPVTTDPSSVPSSTILATQETTSTSVATDSSTVYYSTTSEAQESTFILVTTDSSSVSSSTIEETKESTSTSVATDSSTVYYSTTSEAQESTSTPVTTDPSSVPSSTILATQETTSTSVATDSSTVYYSTTSEAQESTFILVTTDSSSVSSSTIEETKESTSTPVTTDPSSVPSSTISEAQESTSTPVTTDSSSVSSSTVEETQESTSTPVTTDPSSVPSSTIEETKESTSTPVTTDPSSVPSSTISEAQESTSIPVTTDPSSVPSSTIGETKESTSTPVTTDPSSVPSSTSSEAQESTFTPVTTDSSSVPSSTSSATQESTPTSVATESSSMSSSTIEETKESTSTPVTTDPSSVPSSTISEAQETTSTSVATDSSTVYYSTTSEPFVPTTKYTTSTYKPMTKVVSTKPFYERAYYVFNFMFTSMLIIIALLMGTVFFWNKLARKNLFSNNVNISL; encoded by the exons ATGCGGCCGCGATTATATATTGCATTTCTCGTCGTTTTCGCATACGTCCGGGGATATGATGAAAAACCTAACTTAGACTTCGGACGGTTGCCGGACGACACCGAACCGGAATCGTACGCGCTAAGAGTGGTGCCGGACTTTGATGCAGTAAACCCTTCATTCACCGGCCTAGTGGACATCTCAATCGTAGTGAAGACCACCACAGCCGAGATAACATTTAACTCCAAGGACCTGGCGTTGCACGAAATCACAATTACAGATGATAACACCAACACCGATGTCAGGGTTGACTCTTGGAAGTGCATGGAAGACCTGGAACAAGTGAAAGTCAAGGTAGAGGGACTTATTTTGGAAAAACGaaaatacactatacatattgaTTATAGTGGTTATTTGAACGACGATGCGTCCAAAATTTTCCACACTTCTTACGATGCCTACCTGCATGTAAAAAA gtGGGAGGCTGCTAACAATCAATTACAAACCACACGCGCAAGAAGTGCTTTTCCTTGTTATGATGAACCACATTTTAAAACACCATTTAACTTAtccataaaaactaaaaggaaCGAAATCGCTTTGTCAAGAATGCCGATTTTGAACACAGTTGACAT AAATGAGCCAGTTGGAAAAGATTCAACCAAATATACGTACAAGACCTGGGTTCATTTTATACAAACTCCGTTAATTTCAACATCTATGGTTACCATTTTTGTTGGTGAATTAGAGCAACTTGGCAAATTACGTCAAAGCTTAAGTCACAAGGATGGCTTATGTctggaaaaatatataatgagaGGGGCTCCTAATCAACTGAACTCAATAAGAAATAAAAGATATGCAGAAACTCCTACAGAATCGTCACCAATGTCTTCTAGTACAGTTGGGGAAACAAAAGAATCTACTTCCACCCCGGCTACTACAGATCCGTCATCAGTGCCTTCTAGTACGATTTCGGAAGCACAAGAATCCACTTCCACCCCCGTTACTACAGATCCGTCATCAGTGCCTTCAAGTACAATTGAGGAAACAAAAGATTCTACTTCCACCCCGGTTACTACAGATCCGTCATCAGTGCCTTCTAGTACGATTTCGGAAGCACAAGAATCCACTTTTACCCCCGTTACTACAGATCCGTCATCAGTGCCTTCAAGTACAATTGAGGAAACAAAAGAATCTACTTCCACCCCGGTTACTACAGATCCGTCATCAGTGCCTTCTAGTACGATTTCGGAAGCACAAGAATCCACTTCCACCCCCGTTACTACAGATCCGTTATCAGTGCCTTCTAGTACGATTTCGGAAGCACAAGAATCCACTTCCACCCCGATTACTACAGATCCGTCATCAGTGCCTTCAAGTACAATTGAGGAAACAAAAGAATCTACTTCCACCCCGGCTACTACAGATCCGTCATCAGTGCCTTCAAGTACAATTGAGGAAACAAAAGAATCTACTTCCACCCCGGCTACTACAGATCCGTCATCAGTGCCTTCAAGTACAATTGAGGAAACAAAAGAATCTACTTCCACCCCGGCTACTACAGATCCGTCATCAGTGCCTTCTAGTACGATTTCGGAAGCACAAGAAACTACAGATCCGTCATCAGTGCCTTCAAGTACAATTGAGGAAACAAAAGAATCTACTTCCACCCCGGCTACTACAGATCCGTCATCAGTGCCTTCTAGTACGATTTCGGAAGCACAAGAATCCACTTCCACCCCGGTTACTACAGATCCGTCATCAGTGCCTTCAAGTACAATTGAGGAAACAAAAGAATCTACTTCCACCCCGGCTACTACAGATCCGTCATCAATGCCTTCAAGTACAATTGAGGAAACAAAAGAATCTACTTCCACCCCGGCTACTACAGATCCGTCATCAATGCCTTCAAGTACAATTGAGGAAACAAAAGAATCTACTTCCACCCCGGCTACTACAGATCCGTCATCAGTGCCTTCTAGTACGATTTCGGAAGCACAAGAATCCACTTCCACCCCCGTTACTACAGATCCGTCATCAGTGCCTTCAAGTACAATTGAGGAAACAAAAGAATCTACTTCCACCCCGGCTACTACAGATCCGTCATCAGTGCCTTCAAGTACAATTGAGGAAACAAAAGAATCTACTTCCACCCCGGCTACTACAGATCCGTCATCAGTGCCTTCAAGTACAATTGAGAAAACAAAAGAATCTACTTCCACCCCGGCTACTACAGATCCGTCATCAGTGCCTTCTAGTACAATTGAGGAAACAAAAGAATCTACTTCCACCCCGGCTACTACAGATCCGTCATCAGTGCCTTCTAGTACGATTTCGGAAGCACAAGAATCCACTTCCACCCCGGTTACTACAGATCCGTCATCAGTGCCTTCTAGTACGATTTCGGAAGCACAAGAAACTACAGATCCGTCATCAGTGCCTTCAAGTACAATTGAGGAAACAAAAGAATCTACTTCCACCCCGGCTACTACAGATCCGTCATCAGTGCCTTCTAGTACGATTTCGGAAGCACAAGAATCCACTTCCACCCCCGTTACAACAGATCCGTCATCAATGCCTTCTAGTACAATTACGGCAACACAAGAGTCCACTTCCACCTCTGTTGCTACTGAGTCTTCGTCAATGTCTTCTAGTACAATTGAGGAAATAAAAGAATCTACTTCCACCCCAGTTACTACAGATCCGTCATCAGTGCCTTCTAGTACGATTTTGGCAATACAAGAGACCACTTCCACCTCTGTTGCTACTGATTCTTCAACAGTTTATTATAGCACAACATCGGAACCTTTTGTGCCTACTACCAAATATACAACTTCAACATATAAACCAATGACTAAAGTTGTGCCTACTAAACCATTTTATGAACgagcatattatgtatttaattttatgttcacaagtatgttaataattatagctCTTTTAATGGGCACAGTATTTTTCTGGAATAAGCTTGCTAGGAAAAATTTATTCAGCAACAATGTAAATATTTCTCT gtataaaGTTCTA TTGTTCACGTTTGACAATATGCGGCCGCGATTATATATTGCGTTTCTCGTCGTTTTCGCATACGTCCGGGGATATGATGAAAAACCTAACTTAGATTTCGGACGGTTGCCAGACGACACAGAACCGGAATCGTACGCGCTAAGCGTGGTGCCGGACTTTGATGCAGTAAACCCTTCATTCACCGGCCTAGTGGACATCTCAATCGTAGTGAAGACCACCACAGCCGAGATAACATTTAACTCCAAGGACCTGGTGTTGCACGAAATCACGATTACAGATGATAACACCAACACCGATGTCAGGGTTGACTCTTGGAAGTGCATGGAAGACCTGGAACAAGTGAAAGTCAAGGTAGAGGGACTTATTTTGGCAAAACGaaaatacactatacatattgaTTATAGTGGTTATTTGAACGACGATGCGTCCAAAATTTTCCACACTTCTTACGATGCCTACCTGCATGTAAAAAA gtGGGAGGCTGCTAACAATCAATTACAAACCACACGCGCAAGAAGTGCTTTTCCTTGTTATGATGAACCACATTTTAAAACACCATTTAACTTAtccataaaaactaaaaggaaCGAAATCGCTTTGTCAAGAATGCCGATTTTGAACACAGTTGACAT AAATGAGCCAGTTGGAAAAGATTCAACCAAATATACGTACAAGACCTGGGTTCATTTTATACAAACTCCGTTAATTTCAACATCTATGGTTACCATTTTTGTTGGTGAATTAGAGCAACTTGGCAAATTACGTCAAAGCTTAAGTTACAAGGGTGACTTATGTctggaaaaatatataatgagaGGGGCTCCTAATCAACTGAACTCAATAAGAAATAAGAGATATGCAGAAACTCCTACAGAATCATCACCAATGTCTTCTAGTACAGTTGAGGAAACAAAAGAATCTACTTTCATCCCGGTTACTACAGATCCATCATCAGTGCCTTCTAGTACAATTGAGGAAACAAAAGAATCTACTTTCATCCCGGTTACTACAGATCCGTCATCAGTGCCTTCAAGTACGATTTCGGAAGCACAAGACTCCACTTTTATTCTTGTTACTACAGATTCGTCATCAATGTCTTCTAGTACAATTGAGGAAACAAAAGAATCTACTTCCACACCGGTTACTACAGATCCGTCATCAGTGCCTTCTAGTACAATTTTGGCAACACAAGAGACCACTTCCACCTCTGTTGCTACTGATTCTTCAACAGTTTATTATAGCACAACATCGGAAGCACAAGAATCCACTTTTATCCTTGTTACTACAGATTCGTCATCAGTGTCTTCTAGTACAATTGAGGAAACAAAAGAATCTACTTCCACCTCTGTTGCTACTGATTCTTCAACAGTTTATTATAGCACAACATCGGAAGCACAAGAATCTACATCCACACCGGTTACTACAGATCCGTCATCAGTGCCTTCAAGTACAATTTTGGCAACACAAGAGACCACTTCCACCTCTGTTGCTACTGATTCTTCAACAGTTTATTATAGCACAACATCGGAAGCACAAGAATCCACTTTTATCCTTGTTACTACAGATTCGTCATCAGTGTCTTCTAGTACAATTGAGGAAACAAAAGAATCTACTTCCACCCCGGTTACTACAGATCCGTCATCAGTGCCTTCTAGTACAATTTCGGAAGCACAAGAATCCACTTCCACCCCCGTTACTACAGATTCGTCATCAGTGTCTTCTAGTACAGTTGAGGAAACACAAGAGTCCACTTCCACCCCCGTTACTACAGATCCGTCATCAGTGCCTTCAAGTACAATTGAGGAAACAAAAGAATCTACTTCCACCCCGGTTACTACAGATCCGTCATCAGTGCCTTCTAGTACGATTTCGGAAGCACAAGAATCCACTTCCATCCCCGTTACTACAGATCCGTCATCAGTGCCTTCAAGTACGATTGGGGAAACAAAAGAATCTACTTCAACCCCCGTTACTACAGATCCATCATCAGTGCCTTCTAGTACGAGTTCGGAAGCACAAGAATCCACTTTTACCCCCGTTACTACAGATTCGTCATCAGTGCCTTCTAGTACGAGTTCGGCAACACAAGAGTCCACTCCCACCTCTGTTGCTACTGAGTCTTCGTCAATGTCTTCTAGTACAATTGAGGAAACAAAAGAATCTACTTCCACCCCGGTTACTACAGATCCGTCATCAGTGCCTTCTAGTACGATTTCGGAAGCACAAGAGACCACTTCCACCTCTGTTGCTACTGATTCTTCAACAGTTTATTATAGCACAACATCGGAACCTTTTGTGCCTACTACCAAATATACAACTTCAACATATAAACCAATGACTAAAGTTGTGTCTACTAAACCATTTTATGAACgagcatattatgtatttaattttatgttcacaagtatgttaataattatagctCTTTTAATGGGCACAGTATTTTTCTGGAATAAGCTTGCTAGGAAAAATCTATTCAGCAACAATGTAAATATTTCTCTGTAA